The following are from one region of the Camelus dromedarius isolate mCamDro1 chromosome 16, mCamDro1.pat, whole genome shotgun sequence genome:
- the BTBD17 gene encoding BTB/POZ domain-containing protein 17 isoform X1: MLRLGFAKPGSWASFWAILTLVGLATRAAHKADVGGESTGTSINHSQMLLQRLQELLRQGNASDVVVRVQAAGTDEVRVFHAHRLLLGLHSELFRELLSNQSEVVLQEPRDCAAVFDKFIRYLYCGELTVLLAQAIPLHKLATKYGVASLQRGVADYMRAHLAGGAGPAVGWYHYAVSTGDDALRESCLQFLAWNLSAVAGSAEWGAVSPELLAQLLRRSDLVLQDELELFHALEAWLGRARPPPAVAERALRAIRYPMIPPAQLFQLQARSAALARHGPAVADLLLQAYQFHAASPLHYAKFFDVNGSAFLPRNYLAPSWGAPWVINNPARDDRSTSFQTQLGPSGHDSGRRVTWNVLFSPRWLPVSLRPVYADAAGTALPLARPEDGRPRLVVTPASSGGDAAGVSFQKTVLVGARQHGRLLVRHAYSFHQSSEEAGDFLAHADLQRRNSEYLVENALHLHLIIKPVYHTLIRTPK; encoded by the exons ATGCTTAGGCTGGGCTTCGCCAAGCCTGGGTCCTGGGCCAGCTTCTGGGCCATCCTGACCTTGGTAGGCCTGGCTACTCGTGCAG CCCACAAAGCTGATGTCGGCGGGGAGTCAACAGGCACCTCCATCAACCACTCCCAGATGCTACTGCAACGCTTACAAGAGCTGCTGCGGCAGGGCAATGCCAGCGACGTGGTTGTGCGGGTGCAGGCTGCGGGCACCGACGAGGTCCGAGTCTTCCACGCCCACCGCCTGCTGCTGGGACTGCACAGCGAGCTGTTCCGGGAGCTGCTGAGTAACCAGAGCGAGGTGGTTTTGCAGGAGCCCAGGGACTGTGCTGCCGTCTTTGACAAGTTCATCAG GTACCTCTACTGCGGTGAGCTGACCGTGCTGCTGGCGCAAGCCATTCCCCTGCACAAGCTGGCCACCAAGTACGGGGTGGCCTCCCTGCAGCGGGGCGTGGCCGACTACATGCGCGCGCACCTGGCGGGCGGCGCGGGCCCGGCGGTGGGCTGGTACCACTACGCGGTGAGCACCGGGGACGACGCCCTGCGCGAGAGCTGCCTGCAGTTCTTAGCCTGGAACCTGTCGGCGGTGGCGGGGAGCGCCGAGTGGGGCGCCGTGAGCCCCGAGCTGCTGGCACAGCTCCTGCGGCGCTCGGACCTGGTGCTGCAGGACGAGCTGGAGCTATTCCACGCGCTGGAGGCGTGGCTGGGCCGTGCGCGGCCGCCCCCCGCGGTGGCCGAGCGGGCGCTGCGCGCCATCCGCTACCCCATGATCCCGCCTGCGCAGCTGTTCCAGCTGCAGGCGCGCTCGGCCGCCCTGGCGCGCCACGGCCCGGCGGTGGCCGACCTCCTGCTGCAGGCCTACCAGTTCCATGCCGCCTCGCCGCTGCACTACGCCAAGTTCTTCGACGTCAACGGCAGCGCCTTTCTGCCCCGCAACTACCTCGCGCCCTCCTGGGGCGCCCCGTGGGTCATCAACAACCCGGCCCGCGACGACCGCAGCACCAGCTTCCAGACGCAGCTGGGTCCGAGCGGCCACGACTCCGGCCGCCGGGTCACGTGGAACGTGCTCTTCTCGCCGCGCTGGCTGCCCGTCAGCCTGCGGCCGGTCTACGCGGACGCCGCGGGCACCGCGCTGCCCCTCGCGCGCCCGGAGGATGGCCGGCCGCGGCTCGTGGTCACGCCGGCCAGCAGCGGCGGCGACGCGGCGGGCGTGAGCTTCCAGAAGACGGTGCTGGTGGGGGCGCGCCAGCACGGCCGCCTGCTGGTCCGCCACGCCTACAGCTTCCACCAGAGCAGCGAGGAGGCCGGCGACTTCCTGGCGCACGCCGACCTGCAGCGGCGCAACTCCGAGTATCTGGTGGAGAACGCCCTGCACCTTCATCTCATCATCAAGCCAGTCTACCACACCCTCATCCGGACCCCCAAGTAG
- the GPR142 gene encoding probable G-protein coupled receptor 142, with translation MRLEGPVTAGQPRGTLLPTPNGSELSQAFGSPWPETPERSPCVAGVIPVVYYSILLGLGLPVNLLTTVALARLAARTRKASYYYLLALTASDIVTQVVIVFVGFLLQGAVLAREVPQAVVRTANILEFAANHASVWIAVLLTIDRYSALCHPLHHRATSSPGRTHRAIAFVLGAALLTGIPFYWWLDVWRDADPPSTMDEVLKWAHCLIVYFIPCGVFLVANLAIVYRLRRRGQSGLRPWVGKSTAILLGVTTLFALLWAPRIFVMLYHLYVAPVYRDWRVHLALDVANMVAMLNTAVNFGLYCFVSRTFRATVREVIHNAHLACTLGSRPVGTAAEPVLKPPGLPKGTEL, from the exons ATGAGGCTTGAGGGGCCAGTAACAG CTGGCCAGCCACGAGGGACCCTTCTGCCCACACCCAATGGCAGTGAGCTGAGCCAGGCGTTCGGAAGCCCTTGGCCGGAGACCCCAGAGAGGTCCCCGTGCGTGGCTGGCGTCATCCCTGTCGTCTACTATAGCATcctgctgggcctggggctgcctg TCAACCTCCTGACCACAGTGGCACTGGCCCGCCTTGCCGCCAGGACCAGGAAGGCCTCCTATTACTACCTTCTGGCACTCACAGCCTCGGATATCGTCACCCAGGTGGTCATCGTGTTCGTGGGCTTCCTCCTGCAGGGAGCCGTGCTGGCCCGGGAGGTGCCCCAGGCCGTGGTGCGCACAGCTAACATCCTGGAGTTTGCTGCCAACCATGCCTCCGTTTGGATCGCCGTCCTGCTCACGATCGACCGGTACAGCGCCTTGTGCCACCCCCTGCACCATCGGGCCACTTCGTCCCCAGGCCGGACGCACCGGGCCATCGCCTTTGTCCTTGGTGCTGCCCTTCTGACTGGCATCCCCTTCTACTGGTGGCTGGACGTGTGGAGGGATGCAGACCCTCCCAGCACAATGGATGAGGTCCTCAAGTGGGCTCACTGCCTCATTGTCTATTTCATCCCTTGTGGCGTTTTCCTGGTTGCCAACTTGGCCATCGTCTACCGGCTACGGAGGAGGGGCCAGAGCGGGCTGCGGCCCTGGGTGGGCAAGAGCACCGCCATCCTTCTGGGTGTCACCACGCTCTTCGCCCTCCTTTGGGCACCTCGGATCTTTGTTATGCTCTACCACCTGTACGTGGCCCCCGTCTACCGGGACTGGAGGGTCCACCTGGCCTTGGACGTGGCCAACATGGTGGCCATGCTCAACACAGCAGTCAACTTTGGCCTCTACTGCTTTGTCAGCAGAACTTTCCGGGCCACTGTCCGAGAGGTCATCCACAACGCCCACCTTGCCTGCACCCTGGGATCACGGCCAGTGGGCACAGCGGCAGAGCCTGTGCTGAAGCCCCCAGGACTCCCTAAAGGGACAGAACTGTAG
- the BTBD17 gene encoding BTB/POZ domain-containing protein 17 isoform X2, with protein sequence MLLQRLQELLRQGNASDVVVRVQAAGTDEVRVFHAHRLLLGLHSELFRELLSNQSEVVLQEPRDCAAVFDKFIRYLYCGELTVLLAQAIPLHKLATKYGVASLQRGVADYMRAHLAGGAGPAVGWYHYAVSTGDDALRESCLQFLAWNLSAVAGSAEWGAVSPELLAQLLRRSDLVLQDELELFHALEAWLGRARPPPAVAERALRAIRYPMIPPAQLFQLQARSAALARHGPAVADLLLQAYQFHAASPLHYAKFFDVNGSAFLPRNYLAPSWGAPWVINNPARDDRSTSFQTQLGPSGHDSGRRVTWNVLFSPRWLPVSLRPVYADAAGTALPLARPEDGRPRLVVTPASSGGDAAGVSFQKTVLVGARQHGRLLVRHAYSFHQSSEEAGDFLAHADLQRRNSEYLVENALHLHLIIKPVYHTLIRTPK encoded by the exons ATGCTACTGCAACGCTTACAAGAGCTGCTGCGGCAGGGCAATGCCAGCGACGTGGTTGTGCGGGTGCAGGCTGCGGGCACCGACGAGGTCCGAGTCTTCCACGCCCACCGCCTGCTGCTGGGACTGCACAGCGAGCTGTTCCGGGAGCTGCTGAGTAACCAGAGCGAGGTGGTTTTGCAGGAGCCCAGGGACTGTGCTGCCGTCTTTGACAAGTTCATCAG GTACCTCTACTGCGGTGAGCTGACCGTGCTGCTGGCGCAAGCCATTCCCCTGCACAAGCTGGCCACCAAGTACGGGGTGGCCTCCCTGCAGCGGGGCGTGGCCGACTACATGCGCGCGCACCTGGCGGGCGGCGCGGGCCCGGCGGTGGGCTGGTACCACTACGCGGTGAGCACCGGGGACGACGCCCTGCGCGAGAGCTGCCTGCAGTTCTTAGCCTGGAACCTGTCGGCGGTGGCGGGGAGCGCCGAGTGGGGCGCCGTGAGCCCCGAGCTGCTGGCACAGCTCCTGCGGCGCTCGGACCTGGTGCTGCAGGACGAGCTGGAGCTATTCCACGCGCTGGAGGCGTGGCTGGGCCGTGCGCGGCCGCCCCCCGCGGTGGCCGAGCGGGCGCTGCGCGCCATCCGCTACCCCATGATCCCGCCTGCGCAGCTGTTCCAGCTGCAGGCGCGCTCGGCCGCCCTGGCGCGCCACGGCCCGGCGGTGGCCGACCTCCTGCTGCAGGCCTACCAGTTCCATGCCGCCTCGCCGCTGCACTACGCCAAGTTCTTCGACGTCAACGGCAGCGCCTTTCTGCCCCGCAACTACCTCGCGCCCTCCTGGGGCGCCCCGTGGGTCATCAACAACCCGGCCCGCGACGACCGCAGCACCAGCTTCCAGACGCAGCTGGGTCCGAGCGGCCACGACTCCGGCCGCCGGGTCACGTGGAACGTGCTCTTCTCGCCGCGCTGGCTGCCCGTCAGCCTGCGGCCGGTCTACGCGGACGCCGCGGGCACCGCGCTGCCCCTCGCGCGCCCGGAGGATGGCCGGCCGCGGCTCGTGGTCACGCCGGCCAGCAGCGGCGGCGACGCGGCGGGCGTGAGCTTCCAGAAGACGGTGCTGGTGGGGGCGCGCCAGCACGGCCGCCTGCTGGTCCGCCACGCCTACAGCTTCCACCAGAGCAGCGAGGAGGCCGGCGACTTCCTGGCGCACGCCGACCTGCAGCGGCGCAACTCCGAGTATCTGGTGGAGAACGCCCTGCACCTTCATCTCATCATCAAGCCAGTCTACCACACCCTCATCCGGACCCCCAAGTAG
- the KIF19 gene encoding kinesin-like protein KIF19, giving the protein MKDSRDSKDQQLMVALRVRPISVAELEEGATLIAHKVDEQMVVLMDPMEDPDDILRAHRSREKSYLFDVAFDFTATQEMVYQATTKSLIEGVISGYNATVFAYGPTGCGKTYTMLGTDHEPGIYVRTLNDLFRAIEETSNDMEYEVSMSYLEIYNEMIRDLLNPALGYLELREDSKGVIQVAGITEVSTINAKEIMQLLMKGNRQRTQEPTAANQTSSRSHAVLQVAVRQRSRVKNILQEVRQGRLFMIDLAGSERASQTQNRGQRMKEGAHINRSLLALGNCINALSDKSGNKYINYRDSKLTRLLKDSLGGNSRTVMIAHISPASSAFEESRNTLTYAGRAKNIKTRVKQNLLNVSYHIAQYTSIIADLRGEIQRLKCKIDEQGGRGQPRSRLERGDIRHIQAEVQLHSGQGEQAEMGQLREQLISAFQEQMDVRRRLLELENHAMEVQIDTSRHLLTIAGWEHEKSRRALKWREEQRKESYTKDDSEKDSDTGDDQPDILEPPEVASARESIAALMGEQKKLRTQKLALEQRCRELRARGRRLEETLPRRIGSEEQREVLSLLCRVHELEVENTEMQSHALLRDGALRHRREAVRRLEQHRSLCDEIIQGQRQIIDDYNLAVPQHLEELYEVYLRELEEGSLERATIMDHVASRALQDSSLPKTTPAGTLLTPESDQESVKTLSSEAQCLQNSILPPLRTESLSDANHVFKASPRAWQVKSSSVPTPPPIQIGSLVTQEGPTQDSQVSLSSRINSSPDSSENLSEIPLSRKERKEILTSTKSISVKAARRRSRALGAEGRHLLAPAMERSSLSPHSLSEADDSRPPGPLACKRPPSPTLQHAASEDNLSSSTGEAPSRAVERRGDGPGPWLHGQKQSLGKKREESLEAKRRKRRSRSFEVTGQGLSRPKTHVLGSRPMKSILDHRTPVCGHPAPGIRHLGKVMLPMAKVKLPPSQNTGPGDSSPLTVPSNPAAVSRRAIREPRLPHGASTHGKDGRFRHN; this is encoded by the exons ATGGTGGTTCTTATGGACCCAATGGAGGACCCCGATGACATCCTGCGGGCGCATCGCTCCCGGGAGAAGTCCTACCTATTCGATGTGGCCTTTGACTTCACTGCCACCCAG GAGATGGTGTATCAGGCCACCACCAAGAGCCTCATCGAAGGTGTCATCTCAGGCTACAATGCCACTGTCTTTGCCTATGGCCCCACAG GCTGCGGGAAAACCTACACCATGCTGGGCACAGACCACGAGCCTGGCATCTATGTTCGGACCCTCAATGACCTCTTCCGTGCCATTGAGGAGACCAGCAATGACATGGAATATGAGGTGTCCATGTCCTACCTGGAG ATCTACAATGAGATGATCCGGGACCTGCTGAACCCTGCCCTGGGGTACCTGGAGCTGAGGGAGGACTCCAAAGGGGTGATCCAGGTGGCCGGAATCACCGAGGTCTCCACCATCAATGCCAAAGAG ATCATGCAGCTGCTGATGAAGGGGAACCGGCAGAGGACCCAGGAGCCCACGGCCGCCAACCAGACGTCCTCCCGTTCCCATGCCGTGCTCCAGGTGGCCGTGCGCCAGCGCAGTCGAGTTAAGAACATCCTACAAGAGGTGCGGCAGGGCCGCCTGTTCATGATTGACCTGGCCGGCTCTGAGCGCGCCTCCCAG ACGCAGAACCGTGGGCAGCGCATGAAGGAGGGGGCCCACATCAACCGCTCGCTGCTGGCCCTGGGCAACTGCATCAACGCCCTGAGTGACAAGAGCGGCAACAAGTACATCAACTATCGTGATAGCAAGCTCACCCGGCTCCTGAAG GATTCCCTGGGGGGAAACAGCCGGACGGTGATGATCGCCCACATCAGCCCAGCGAGCAGTGCCTTCGAGGAGTCCCGGAACACGCTGACCTACGCCGGCCGGGCCAAGAACATCAAGACCAGG GTGAAGCAGAACCTGCTCAACGTCTCCTACCACATCGCCCAGTACACCAGCATCATCGCCGACCTGCGGGGCGAGATTCAGCGGCTTAAGTGCAAAATCGACGAGCAGGGTGGGCGGGGCCAGCCCCGAAGCCGGCTGGAGCGGGGCGACATCCGCCACATCCAAG CCGAAGTCCAACTGCACAGCGGCCAGGGTGAGCAGGCTGAGATGGGACAGCTGCGGGAGCAGCTCATCAGCGCTTTCCAGGAACAGATGGACGTGCGGAGACGCCTGCTGGAGCTGGAGAACCATGCCATGGAGGTGCAGATTGACACCTCCCGCCACCTGCTCACCATTGCCGG CTGGGAGCATGAGAAATCACGTAGGGCACTCAAGTGGCGGGAGGAGCAGCGGAAGGAGTCCTACACCAAGGACGACAGCGAGAAGGACTCAGACACAGGTGATGACCAGCCAGACATCCTGGAGCCCCCCGAGGTGGCCTCGGCCCGAGAGAGCATCGCTGCCCTGATGGGAGAGCAGAAGAAGCTGCGAACGCAGAAG CTGGCGCTGGAGCAGCGCTGCCGGGAGCTGCGCGCGCGGGGCCGGCGCCTGGAGGAGACCCTGCCCCGGCGCATCGGCTCCGAGGAGCAGCGCGAAGTGCTCAGCCTGCTGTGCCGCGTGCACGAGCTGGAGGTGGAGAACACCGAGATGCAGTCGCACGCGCTGCTCCGGGACGGCGCGCTCCGCCATCGCCGCGAGGCCGTGCGCCGCCTGGAGCAGCACCGCAGCCTCTGCGACGAAATCATCCAGGGCCAGCGGCAGATCATCGACG ACTACAACCTGGCCGTTCCTCAGCACCTGGAGGAGCTGTACGAAGTGTACCTgcgggagctggaggagggcagcCTGGAGCGGGCCACCATCATGGACCACGTGGCCTCTCGGGCCCTGCAG GACAGCTCCTTGCCCAAAACTACCCCAGCAGGAACCTTGCTAACCCCCGAGTCCGACCAGGAGAGCGTGAAGACGCTGAGCTCTGAAGCCCAGTGCCTGCAGAAcagcatcctccctcccctccgcaCAGAGAG CCTCAGTGATGCCAACCATGTGTTCAAGGCCAGTCCCCGGGCCTGGCAGGTGAAGAGCTCCTctgtgcccaccccaccccccatccagATCGGCAGCCTGGTGACCCAGGAG GGCCCCACCCAGGACAGCCAGGTCAGCTTGAGCAGCCGGATCAACTCTTCCCCCGACAGCAGTGAGAATCTGTCAGAGATCCCCTTGTCCCGCAAAG agaggaaggagatCCTGACCAGTACGAAGAGCATCTCAGTGAAGGCTGCCAGGCGGCGCTCTCGGGCCCTGGGCGCTGAGGGGCGCCACCTGCTGGCACCTGCCATGGAGCGCAGTAGCCTATCCCCGCACTCGCTGAGTGAGGCTGACGACTCGCGGCCGCCTGGTCCTCTGGCCTGCAAGCGGCCGCCCAGCCCCACGCTGCAGCACGCTGCCAGTGAGGACAACCTGTCCAGCAGCACGGGCGAGGCCCCATCACGGGCAGTCGAGCGTCGTGGCGatggccctgggccctggctgcaTGGCCAGAAGCAAAGCCTGGGCAAGAAGCGGGAGGAGTCGCTGGAGGCGAAGAGGAGGAAGCGGAGGTCCCGGTCCTttgaggtcacagggcaaggG CTCTCCCGCCCCAAGACACATGTCCTGGGGTCCCGTCCCATGAAGAGCATCTTGGATCACAGAACACCAGTGTGTGGGCACCCAGCCCCTGGTATCCGGCATCTGGGAAAGGTCATGCTGCCTATGGCCAAGGTCAAACTCCCTCCAAGCCAGAACACGG GCCCTGGGGACTCGTCACCCCTCACTGTCCCCTCCAACCCAGCTGCTGTTTCCCGAAGGGCTATCCGGGAGCCCCGCCTGCCCCACGGGGCAAGCACCCATGGCAAAGATGGACGCTTCCGACATAACTGA